One Caretta caretta isolate rCarCar2 chromosome 6, rCarCar1.hap1, whole genome shotgun sequence genomic region harbors:
- the FANCF gene encoding Fanconi anemia group F protein — protein METLLWQVEQLPGLLAVSRSEQVRDWDPPTLDRALQWGRYFQHLHGRFRAQPRLRAALGQRLRRGQPGPPLGFGHLGRCPELLGLALLGNRALPPAACHRLLRSLLLPPSGQATPGPCSLGLLARRRAAVQLLPPPSSAPTRPGELEPQLRTEAQLLLSRLQEDEEEQGPASVLEQLPGPRVYRVLAALLLEQAGDDAGREGARPAAAVLSWLLGDPGRLSDFCRLLPGSLLVALSARYPQLGTPYLHLLTSWGSRLRYDPLRGQWASSRCPGEDELSWEELQERFSCFMRGPAPLREAALASLKNLKTQDGDFEVCGLSVWTDLLLEIEAPLEREDWTLES, from the coding sequence ATGGAGACGCTGTTGTGGCAGGTGGAGCAGCTGCCTGGGCTCCTGGCCGTGTCCCGCTCGGAACAGGTCCGGGACTGGGACCCGCCAACCCTGGACAGAGCCCTGCAGTGGGGCCGCTACTTCCAGCACCTGCACGGCCGCTTCCGCGCCCAGCCCCGGCTCCGGGCCGCCCTGGGGCAGCGGCTCCGCCGAGGGCAGCCGGGGCCGCCGCTAGGCTTCGGACACCTGGGGCGCTGCCCGGAGCTGCTGGGCCTAGCGCTGCTGGGCAACCGTGCGCTGCCGCCCGCCGCCTGCCACCGCCTCTTGCGGAGCTTGCTGCTGCCGCCCAGCGGCCAGGCTACCCCGGGGCCCTGCAGCCTCGGCCTCCTGGCCCGGCGCAGGGCCGCCGTCCAGCTGCTGCCGCCTCCCAGCTCCGCCCCAACGCGCCCTGGGGAGCTGGAGCCGCAGCTGCGGACCgaagcccagctgctgctgtcccGGCTGCAGGAAGACGAGGAGGAGCAGGGCCCGGCAAGtgtcctggagcagctgcccGGTCCTAGGGTCTACCGGGTGCTTGCggcgctgctgctggagcaggccGGGGACGACGCTGGCAGAGAGGGGGCCAGGCCGGCTGCGGCGGtgctctcctggctgctcgggGACCCAGGCCGGCTCTCCGACTTCTGCCGCCTCCTGCCGGGCTCCCTCCTGGTTGCCCTTTCTGCCCGATACCCCCAGCTGGGCACCCCTTACTTGCATCTCCTTACCAGCTGGGGCAGCCGCCTGCGCTACGATCCCCTGCGTGGCCAGTGGGCTAGCAGCCGCTGCCCCGGTGAGGACGAGCTCTCCTGGGAAGAGCTGCAGGAGCGCTTCAGCTGCTTCATGAGGGGACCTGCCCCGCTCCGAGAGGCTGCCCTGGCTTCTCTGAAAAACCTGAAGACCCAGGATGGAGACTTCGAAGTCTGCGGGCTGAGTGTCTGGACTGACCTGTTGCTGGAGATAGAGGCACCCCTCGAAAGAGAGGACTGGACTCTAGAGAGTTAG